CAAttgtaatatttttaagatgtttaTTGGTGGCTCTGAAAAACATTGGGACATTTGGTAAGTTCATGGCAAAGCAattagtgattttaaaaagtgtaaatcTTTTTGGTGTAGAAAGGCTACCACTCTTCTGCTTAGAATAAATTTAGCTTGGAAATCTGAGGACATCAACAACTTACAGGATTTAGGGCTAATTCTTCCATGAAGATACAGCTCAAATTAATGTAAGATTCAAGTTTAAGTTCCCCTCTACCTACCTTAAcagtacttctttttttttaaactgactttTTCTGAGGTCTGATGACTTCAGACTGGCAACTCTGAAGCACATATCTTTGGAGAAGGGTTGGGTTGTTGGTTGATGTTCCAAGGGAAGGTAaggaaaatctaaaaaagaacaaaacccatTATGTACAGTATAAAATTGCTTGCATTTTGGTTTTCACTAATTTTTCTTAACCACCTGGAAAAAGGTATATTGTCTGTATATTATatctgaagaaactgaggttcacaaAAGGTAAGTTTTTATGAAGTTCTAAAATGTGTGTGCCAAGATATCTGACGTCTTCAGTCTTTTTTCCACCAGAGTTGACACAATTCCTTTCTCAagaactttcttttccttcttcccacaATTTTGCACGGCAAAACATATTTACCCACCTTCTTTCAGACAGCTTTGGAGAGTCCTCATAATGGAGAAGCTCCCATACAGGGGGCAGGTCAGAATCTTCTGGAGCAAGGGAAGAGAGTAATGGTGGCAGGGTTTTGTGCTTGGGAACAAGGGAAGCAGAAAAATAGGTTAAGAACTACTGCTTTTATGTCAGAATAGATTGGACAGTTGAGCAATGAAGGAAGGCCAGTGATCTTTGTAACAAACTTTTCTATTCCTATCTTGGCCAACCAGTTTTTCTGAGGGTTGAGAGAACTGAAACCATCCAAGAATAATGGGGAAAAGTTCCCTGGGCTAAGAAGGGCCTTTTGTCTTCCCCCTTACTGCCCCTAAGCTGTCACTAAAAGCCGCAGTTTTAGTTGAGTGTGGCTGAAGTGCTGAGGGTTATGACATAAGGTTGTCCATCACAGGTTGGAAATGACCTTTTCTAAACATCACTCCCAGTTTACAAAGTTTGGGGCGAAGCACTGTTGCAAGATGGGAAAAAGCTTCTGGAGGTTTCCCAGTCCATTGCTTCCCCTGCCTGGAAGCATAATTGCCTTTTGCAGGCAGATCGAGATTTATGCAAAAGAGATACTCCTGACATTGTGAAATAAAATCTAATGTAAATGAgataaggaaatagagaaaaaagatcTTTGATTTTTATGTCATCAGATTTCCCTAAAGCATGTGATTTAAAGtatgaatattttagaaaataattagatTTCCTATATTTGGTCACTTATCCATCTTAATATGAGCATATTCCCCAGGGCCCCATaccttgaaaatgaaaatgagatagTTTAGTGGGTTTCTCCTTTCACAATAAACAGTGTATTAGTTTCTGGAGCTATTTGAAGACAGATATGCATTCACCTAAGATTTTTATGTAATAGTTTGCCTAAAAATCCACAATAAGTGATCACTCTTTGCTTAGCTCTCAACAATTACGCTATGTTATATTACATTATAAATCATTTTCAATTTTATCAGTGGTTCCCAAATTCTTTAGGTGAGTAGAAACCATTTCCATGAGTCAATAAATTTCCTTACTCCACCAAAATGCACTACTACTTTACCTTTGCAAAAATAAGGAAGTTACTAGAGGATGAATGGTGATGTTTTAGAGAGACACTAACTAGAATAATCAGGAGTCCATTATCAATTCacgtcagacacaaatgaatacATGTAGCCATATAATGGACAAGCATGCAGTGCAATCCCAAGGACTTCTGGGAGATCACTGGCTTAGAGGACCACTAACGTCATTTTTGTCATATGactttatattgttttcctgtgttctggttgtttctttctttaagtGTTTcattcctcttgaacctccttcctctACCCTTCGGTCCTTCAACACCCCATATTGTGTTGGGTAGGCACTTGTAATAAAAAGTGTTAGCAATTGACCCACTAAAAAGGCATGCTTATTCTCTCAACGGCTCTGGTTTGATTTGCCTTATGCTGCGACAAATTACCTAGTCAAGTTTATTGAAAGCAAACTGGCTGCCATGCCAGGATAGAGGAAGGAGTGTCATTGTCTCAAAGCATATTTCTTGTCTTTGCCAGAGAATACTAATGTCGTACTTGTTCTGCGGAAAAAACAAAGAGCACAATTTGTGAAGAGAAAATGAGCCTGGTACCTTTTACCCTCAGTCTGGGCTTTGCCATCCTCTGTGACTTGATTTGGAAACAATCCCTTAAAGCATATCTTGccaatgaaagaggaaaaaaagaaagaaagggagagagaaagaaagaagcagtTCAGAGACCTCTTGACCCTGCCCTGTGTAAGCCAGGGGAGGGAAATTCCAAAAGGCTTTTCAAACCTTTCTCTGTTCTGTCCTTTGATATGTGACATGCAGTTCTCCTTACCCTCCCCCAttcatttttcctctctccttttgtgGCCCTTTAAAAAATACCTAAGCTCTGAAAATAGTGGGTTGTTTTCTTTCAATCTGTGGAATGAAACCTATcagaagaataaagagaaattctAGAATAAGCACTGACCTGGGAGACAGGGTCTCAGTTTTACCACTATAGGCTGTGAGgacttggacaagtcacttctcttctttgagcctcagttatAAAGTAAGTGGACTCTTCCCAGTTCTGTGAAAAGCATTGGCTGTATCAGGAAATTGTACAGAGGCTCAGGAAAGAAAGAtagtaacactgaaaaaaaaaaatatatatatatatataagtttttaGCCAGAGATTTATGGGAGGGTTGGAGACAGAGTGACTTTTTCAAGGTGCAAAATCATTAATGAAAAGAGCGTTCTATTTTAACCTTTATCTACAGCCAGACCTCTATCTCAGATTTGTCATTATTGCTATCTCCAAGTATAAAGTGGCCTCACCTGACTTGCCCCGCTGCACACCTCTTTCCTGGTCAACCTCACCAATACCTTTCACTCAGAATTTGGTAGAAGGAATAATAGTAATCTCTCTCCCAGTGTTACCAGATTAGAAGCATTTTTGGGGCCACTCTGCACAACTTGTCAGAGAGtactgcaccccactccagtactcttgcctggaaaaccccatggacggaggagcctggtaggctacagtccatggggtcgctaagagtcagacacagctgagtgacttcactttcacttttcactttcatgcattggagaaggaaatggcaacccactccagtgttcttgcctggagaatcccagggacgggggagcctggtgggctgccgtctatgcggtctcacagagttggacacgactgaagcggcttagcagcagcagcagcagcacaatctgtgggatcttcgttccccaaccagggttggaacccgagccctcagcagtgaaagtacaCAGTTCCAActtctggactgccagggaattccctagatgCATTTTTAAACTCTTACAGAGTTGTCGGGTAAAAATTTGACTGCTAAAAACTGACTGGCAATTAGCATCTTTCCCCTTTTCTCTGTTCGTTTCCTTTATGATCACTGTAATAATCCCCAGTATTTGCATTCATGTTTCTAGAGAGGAGAGCAAGTGCAATTATGGTCATCTTTGTCTTTAAGGGCAGATACATCACTGATGCTTCTGGATGGTGACTAATAGGATAACAAAGTCAGAGAGGACTATTTCAAGAGAAAGCAGAGGATGCTCCAATGGCAAATATTGGTACATATCATGAATTTCAAGTCTCGACTTACTACTGTGGTCTGATTGACTAAACTTAAAGTTTGGGTTATGGCTTTTGAACCAATCATTTTAACACCTTCACTGCATATTTGCACCTTTTCCTTTCCTCAAAGCCAAATACTTGTCAGTGGAGATATATCCTTGGGTATAATGAGTTACCTTCCCTCTTCTTTTGGGGGGAAGGTGTCAGGCATGTAGGTATTGAGTTTATTCTCTCATTGTCTGTAGCAAGAAAAATTTGCTAGAATTTAAACTACATTTGTTAAAAAGTATCAAGAAGTAATATACCAAAGAGTGGTTATCTCAGTGCCATGGGATCATGAcgaatatttgtgtgtgtgtgtgtgtgtgtgtgtgtgtctgtgatttTCTGTATCTTCCAAAATTTTACAGATAATATGCATGACTATTAGCATCTTTATATGAAATactatattaatttataatataacATTTATACTctttaataatattaaagaaaatattaatttaaaaataaacacaactgCCATTTTTGTTAccaagataaaattacatttgtgTGCATGGGAAAAATAGATGCAAACATACTTTGATTTTTCTCAGTAGTAATGTTGCAAATATATTGCAGCAATTTAATGTATAGAATGAATAAAGTGATCCCCTCCTTTTTCTTCCCACCCTTTAGCAGTAACTGCAGTCACCAGTTTGGTGGCTTCAGATGCCAGTCGCCCATCAGTGTGTTGCTTGGGtccttcttttccccttttttcaaAAGTAGTCACTGatcaaatatttttgtgttttaggAAAGCTGTATGTTATGGACTCTCTTTGAATAGGGAAGACTCCTtgtgaaacaaaataaatatcctgTAACTTTTGTAAATTTAGAAAGTTGGTTGTGGTTTAATATGCTAATTTTTCATCTAAAAATTATACTTGGAGTCAGTATCTTGGAAAAAGAAACCCATTTGGTGGCATTAGTATTTCCAATTGTTGACATTCGGTTCTCATCATGAAATTGCTGTCAAAATGGATTGAATTCTGTACACTTGGCAGTCTTGTCTAAAAGCAAAGCCCAAGACTGGAATAACAGGAATTTACAGGTCAAGACAGAAGGGCATTTGGCAGAGTTAGTCATAAGGAAGTCTGCATGGTATACTTTACCAAAAACAGCTCACATTGCATTAAGCACTGATGTTTTAGTCACtttaaagaatgaataaacagTAGTTCAACCaagaagaactagaaaaaaatcaaGCACATTGGAAGCACAGGCTTACCTATTAATTAAAAATCACTTATACTGTTTTGAAGCAATCCGTTTTCATATTGCTTTCTCATAGGATTATTTTCTCTATAATAAATAGCCAAGCTTGTCCATTTATTGGTTATATTTCATAGGATCAGAGAACTTTAAAGCTGGAAGGGTCTGTAGAACTTAGCCAGTTTAGCCCTTTCCATTTATAAAAGAGGGAACTGAGGCCTGAGTCGCGTGGTGAATTAGAGGGAGTGCCAGCCCTCAAATATTTAGATTCTTTCACCAACGGGCCAGGATTCTTAGTTCTTTCCACTGTCCCAGCTGCCAGTGTAAATATGTGCcttgattttaaattttgtttttcaggaaTTGGAAGAGGTGCCTGAAGAAATGGATGCTAGGAGAAAACACTGGAAGGAGAATAAGTTTGCTCCTCTTTTCAGTGCCCAGGATACTCTAGACGAAGCTGCTCAGCTTGAATCTTCTTCTGAACAAATGGCTTTAGATAAGATCAAGAGaatggaaataatatttaatttgtcTAGTAGAAAgtttctaaaagaaaagaaatttaaaaggaaagaatttatttccCAACCAAATGAAAATGAGCAAGAATCAAATTTAatagagagaaagataaacatttcAAAGACTGAGGCAGACACAAATTCTGTCTCCTGTGAGTCATCTAATTTGGACACTGCAACTGAAGAAAGCTTTAATAGCACAGAAGAGCTTCCTACCTGGGTTATAAAGGAGTTATCAACTCCAccacaaaaagacaagaaaaagaaattcactgAAAGAATGTCTCCAAAACTTCGCCTGAATCTTTTGAATGAAGAGCTGGAAGTCCTTgatatgaaatgcaaaaaaattgaagaggaatttGAAAGTGCAGAAAAAGAACTTTTGAACTCCAAAAAAGAAGTCTCCACAAAACTCCTAAATTTTCAAGAAGAAGGGGTGGAAACCTCCAAGACAGACTGGGAGCTTCAAGCTTTAAGAAATGACCTCTCTGAAAAAGCAACAAATGTTAAAAACTTAACTGAAGAGCTCCAGCAAGCCAAAGAGGTCATCCACAAGTTGAGCCTTGAGAACAAGGATTTAAAAGAAGCTGTTAGGAAGTTAAAGCGGCAGACTGAGGTTGAAAATGCATtcctaaaagaagaaataaaattgtattatgaattagaaatggaaaagatcCGTGGAGAGCTCAATGCCATCAAGAATGAACTGAGAACAGAGAAGACCCTACAAGCAAGAAATAACAGAGCCCTGGAGTTGCTTAGGAAACACTTTGCTTCTGTAACACCATCAGGTACCTCTGACAACTTTatgggggattttttttaaaacttaagaaaataaaaaaatccttTCATTGGGCAAATCTTTGAGCCAAATCAGTGTTTCTTGTGCTTTCCTTGTGTATGACTTAAAACGTGTGGAACAGGATATAGTTTTCATGTATGGTGAATCAGGCTACCCATAAAGGCTATAGATGTTAACTTCAaaccttctgctttctttttctaatgAATTTATTGCCTAAGTCCAAATAGAAATGAATTTTCAGAAAcccctttatatatatacatatgtgtgtgtgtgtatatatatatgtatatatatgtattttttttaactcagagaCATATAGTAATTCACCAAATCATTGATAAATACAAATTAACAGACATTTGTGATCTTGTGAGCAATATTTCCTTGGCACATGAATATTCTTCTATCTGTGTTCGTTgatattaacaataaaaatttcatttatggATATAAGTATGACTTGTGTATGGGTCTTAAAGACTCAACAGGATACTGAAAAGGTATCTGCTTTCCCTGAGATCTATCCTTAATTAGGAATAGATAAACATCTCCCCCAAATGCAGGCTTTTCCTCCTTCCTGTTGTTTTCCCCATGCTTTCTCACTTGACCTGGCCATGGTTCCCATAGACTGGAAGACAACTTAGAGACATGGCTGTGACCTTGGCTAGAGCCCTGATTTTGACAGCCTTGGCTTTTGCCTTTTCTTATGTTGACCAGCAAGGGGCGATGTTGACACAGTTCTTCCAAAATTCTACCAGGGGAAAATTTGTAAGCTTCCTGTCCAGTTTACTTCACCAGCTGGCTGAGAGGGAGTGAAAGGTGTTGGATGTCATCTAGGTAAGCTTTTACTGAGCTGGCTTGATTTATACAGGAATCCAGCTGTGTAAAGAGCCCAGATGATGACagtttcttttttacttaaaaagaataaaaatgtactgCCTCAGGCCTTTGGTGGAGACTATGGGCCAGTCGATTGTTGCACTTGTTTGTATcaatcaagattttttttgtaattggagCTCTATTTGCATGGTATTTTTAAGTCCAGTGAGCCAAATGTAATTACAGCCTGTGAAGGTGAGATACAGTTGTAAGGGTTCAAGTATTTTCCCTCACGGGAAATCCCCAGACTGGCAGTCTAGACATTTTGAGTTCTAGGACCTGCTTTGTTGTTACTAACTAGCTAATTAACCTTCTAGACGTAAaagtcctcatctataaaatgcagAAGTAGATCTATCATCCAGATTCTGTTCAGTTCTAACATTCTGTGATTTCATCACAGTGATTTTAATCACAAGTGTAACTACCTACGAGGAAGTAAAACATGGCTTTGAAAGCGTTCAGCTCTTAATACTTCAGGGGACCTACTTTACAGAGCTGCTCCTTTCAAAGGAAATGCACAAAGGCTCTTTTTTATAGTTTGAACATCTCCGAATAGCATGTCAATAATAAATCAGGAGAGGGAGTAAATGAGcttatttcttctcctttctcttgaTTCCTTTTTACTCATTAAGGTCAGGGAAGGCACTTGAATAGAGAGAAACTAGGTTGACCTGGAGTTGAGCAGAACTTGCCTGGCCTGGGAAGACTGGACTAAATTGGAAGATAATCATCTTTGGAACTTTCTGACTTCATCGTGATAACTTTACCCAGGAGCCGGCAGCCTACTCAAAGAGGAAGCTGACTTTCAGGCTTTTAATGGTCACTGCTTCCAACCCAGGGTCTTTCCTTCCCCCACAAAGACCCTCAGCCCCTGACTGCTAGTGTGCACATAAGCttacatgtttaaaatatttcacaaattgTATTAAGCTATTACGCTCCAACCTCTTAGTATATTTCAATTTCTAAAGAGAAGTTTTTACTCCAGAATTTCTATCAACCAACCACACATTGATAGTCTTTGGTGACAACTTGgtttatcttgtgtgtgtgtgtgtgtgtgtttatgagtgCTTGGGGGATGAGGAAGGAGTGTGGTTTTAGGAGGTGCAGAAAAGTGCATCACTTAGCCCAGCTCTTAGGTCAAGGGGTGGGGGGGCTTTGTATTTCTAGGATGGAACTGAAACAGTCCTGATGAGACAGCCTGGGATGGTGAGTCCCAGCAAGCTTCACCCTGTGGAAAAGCCCTTTAGAAAGCCTAGATCCAGAAACAATCCAGGGAGAACAATATAAAATCACCAAGTCCAGAGGGCCAAGGAGAGCCAACAGTTTGGAGCTGAGAAAGGACCACATCTTTTGATGCTTGAATTTTTCAAAGCAGGGCTGCAGCAAGCTGAGAGAAAGCTTAGAAGTTACTGTTCATCTTCATGGGCAGATGGGAACAGCAGTGGATTGAATTGGTTACAGAACCAGAGTCAAGGCTGATGCAAATACTCTGTCCCATTGTCTCTGTAATCACACTCACTTGAGTGATTGTGGGCCCCCAATTTAGATCAGAACATATTGTCACTGTACCTTCTAGTCCATTGAATGAGCAATGTGGCAGTGTTTCTTAACAGGAATGCCATGTCAAGCCACTTATCCCTTCAATCTGTTgggtaaaatatttgaaatcagcAATACAATTGCACACCATCCCTATCAACTCCCAATTCCATAATTATTCAAAAACAAGGGCTCTAGGAATAGCTGCTCCACCTTGAGTTTACAACCCAGTTCTAGAAACATTTGCTGAGCAGTTATTACCATAGTAAATCACCTCTAAAACATAGATATActaagtgctaagtcgcttcagtcatgtatgactctttgcgacccctccgactgcaccccaccaggttcctctgtccgtgggattctccaggtaagaatactggagtgggttgccatttccttctccaggggatcttcccaacccagggatcaaacctgcatctcttgtctcctgcattggcaggcggcttctttaccactagcaccacctgggaagccccaaataaatgaataactaaaGAAATAAACATCCCTGAATTTGGGGCACATCTTTAAGTTGATGGCAAGTCATAGTATAATTGTctgtgtttggttttttaaatctctcttaGTAGTTCATAAAATAATGGTGGATCTTACAATCAATGGGGTTTTAGATTTGATGAAATGTGGTATGAGCTAGGCCAGGGATATGGGGATAAAAGGATTTAAGAGTAAGACAGGTCTCTGACCTCAGGGACCTTACTTCTGCAACTAACTAAAACAGTGTGGCCAGGGCTCTACCAGCAGTGCTAATATAAGGTGCTGTGGGGGCACGGAGGAGGGTCAATTAATTCTGCCTGTGGGGCTGGGAAGGACTTCAtaaaggaggtgacatttgagctgggcCTTGAAGGATAAgaaggatttttccaggcaaagcatgggggcaggggtgggggcattTCTGGAATGTGAATGTGGAAAGTCTATTTGGCTTCAAAGAAAACTCTTTAACAGCAATGAATTAGAACACTGCAATGTTACATTCTGCTGACTACGTTTTCAAGTCCCGTGCGAGGTTCTACTCTGAAAACTGCCTGGATTCCAGCTTTTTGCAGATAAACTGGAGAATGAAGTTCTCATGACACAAACACGAGATTCCAGATAACAAATtgcaggaaaattttttttactggTGCCACTGTACCTGTGGCTGCCatcatttttgttttggaaaCAAAAGATCTAAGAGATTTTCTTCATAGTACCCAGCTAAGTCCACTGTGAGTGGTCTGGTTTCAAAGAgatatatgaaacagaaatacCACAGTGGCTCCCGTCTTCAAGAAGCAGTGTAACACAGAGATGAAGTGCCCAAACTTTGGTTATCTACTTACTAGCCCTGTGACTGGTCAAGTTGTGTGATTCCCTGTAGCTCAATTTTCTCACTTTGCAGGATGGGGTTAATAAATAGTGTTGTCAGAAGGATAAGATGAGATCACATATAGTCAGTAAATGTCaccatctttattattattattatcatataaCTGACAAGGGGAAGTTGATCAAGTCCATCTGTCTCCTCCCAGCTATTATTTTCATTAAGCTTTTTACACTTATTGACCCTCAAATTGTGTTCTCTGGAGAATTAGGATAAACTCATTCATAAGATGTGTATCAATGATGTGTGTGATATATTTGGGGAGATGGAACAAATTGCACGGGGAGGGGGggaatattttgattttattagTGTATGAAGGATTAAGCCAAAGTAGTGAATCTGTCATGATGGACTTTCAGGCCTCAAGACAAAGGGAATTTTCTTGGGTCAGAGCCCACCCAGCCCCCCTTCAATCAGGTCAGAGTAAGGCTGGCCCCTGGCCTTGGCAGGCACAATAccagaaggaggaagaaagccCTGCTCTAGTGCTCCAGTGGGAAAAAGCTCATCTAGGAAGAGGGAATGGAGACAAGAGAGGCTATTATAGTATTTTCCATTTCCCCTTGGCACAGGGAGCCATGCAGCTGGGGACCCACTACTACAGCTGCTCGGATAAGAATAAGTCATTGTCTTGTTTTCTGTACTCTtaagacactgaagctgaagtttcccATGTACTGTAGGTGTGCCCTTCTTTCCATACTGAGTATCAAGGTGGTGTCTCCCCTGTTGAGTGGGCAGAGCTACTGTTCACACCGCCTCCTTCTCCCTcgcttcctctctctccctctcattctCATTCTCTTCCTCACCATTGATCACACCCAACTTTTGATGATTGCAACATTTCAGTGGGCTCAAGTTGCATTTCCCAGGAGACTCAGTTTATACCTGGTACTCTGAGGGTGTGTTCTGGGgtactcttgaagaatttctttGGCCTTTCAGCCCATGCCTGCTAACTCCACAATAGGTATATTCCAGACCATGATAGAAGATATAACCTGAGAAATTCTTTTTTATGTCAGTAGTACTGTAGCCTGCACTTGGACTGTTGGTTGGAGCCTAGTCTATTTTGTGTCAAATATTTCCATGTACCTTGTCTTCTGTAATCTGCACAAAAATCCTTGATcatcagatgaggaaaccaaggctcaaagaTATTAAATGACTTTTTCAATATCACACAATAAGTAGTGGATCTGGAATTCAAACCCAGCTTGGCCAACTCCACATGTGATGTTTGTTCCATTATATCAGGTCACTTTTTTGTACAAAAATTAATAAGCCAAAGGTTCAATCACCATAGAGGTTATTTAACTTTTTCAAGGATAAACTGGTTTATTGCCACAATCCGGACTCAACTTGAGTCAACCATCTCTTATACGGCAAGGCTGAGTAGTGAAGATGCATCTGATTATTGAAAAGACCATAAAGTATACATCTTCTGATGGTGGGTTATTAGGTCTACATGAAGGACACAACATACAGTAACATAAACAAAAGCAGTTGAAATATGAAGACCAATTGACAGCTCTCTAAAACAAGCTCCAGCACTAATAGAACCAAATTAATAAACAACAAGGAGTCTTTCTATGCTCATCATAGCTTTGGGGTTtgagttttttctttataattaaaaattactaatcacattttacccatttttttcctttgtatctttGCTTCCTAAAGTGTTTTCATTGAAAGATGgctactttttaagaaaaaaaaatgctctaaACCCCCCCTTACCGCTTGGACAGTGTTAAGTATGCTTGATAATTTATATACTTCACTCTTATTCTTTCCTTGATGCTCTGGTAAATTTCTGAAAGTTCCAATGAAGGAATCatattgtgttcattcattgcTAAACAGTTCTCAGAAAAACCATTTCAATATctctttattaaaatatcttcaaTAACAGATAAAATGTTTCCTTTAGATTTACAAATTTATTCAAGATTTTATAAAACAACATGTCCCCTTCATATAATAAAGTAGAAGAAAATCTGGAGAGCT
This DNA window, taken from Bubalus kerabau isolate K-KA32 ecotype Philippines breed swamp buffalo chromosome X, PCC_UOA_SB_1v2, whole genome shotgun sequence, encodes the following:
- the CCDC160 gene encoding coiled-coil domain-containing protein 160 isoform X2 yields the protein MDARRKHWKENKFAPLFSAQDTLDEAAQLESSSEQMALDKIKRMEIIFNLSSRKFLKEKKFKRKEFISQPNENEQESNLIERKINISKTEADTNSVSCESSNLDTATEESFNSTEELPTWVIKELSTPPQKDKKKKFTERMSPKLRLNLLNEELEVLDMKCKKIEEEFESAEKELLNSKKEVSTKLLNFQEEGVETSKTDWELQALRNDLSEKATNVKNLTEELQQAKEVIHKLSLENKDLKEAVRKLKRQTEVENAFLKEEIKLYYELEMEKIRGELNAIKNELRTEKTLQARNNRALELLRKHFASVTPSGTSDNFMGDFF
- the CCDC160 gene encoding coiled-coil domain-containing protein 160 isoform X1, with translation MLQWQILELEEVPEEMDARRKHWKENKFAPLFSAQDTLDEAAQLESSSEQMALDKIKRMEIIFNLSSRKFLKEKKFKRKEFISQPNENEQESNLIERKINISKTEADTNSVSCESSNLDTATEESFNSTEELPTWVIKELSTPPQKDKKKKFTERMSPKLRLNLLNEELEVLDMKCKKIEEEFESAEKELLNSKKEVSTKLLNFQEEGVETSKTDWELQALRNDLSEKATNVKNLTEELQQAKEVIHKLSLENKDLKEAVRKLKRQTEVENAFLKEEIKLYYELEMEKIRGELNAIKNELRTEKTLQARNNRALELLRKHFASVTPSGTSDNFMGDFF